The Anaerobacillus alkaliphilus genome contains a region encoding:
- the hemW gene encoding radical SAM family heme chaperone HemW, whose amino-acid sequence MPKAVYVHIPFCEQICHYCDFNKVFLKGQPVDEYLEACEREMNELVRRFPTKQIDTIYIGGGTPSALSALQLEKLLGDLVDVFQPKGEFTIELNPGNADEEKLSVIKDAGVNRLSIGVQAFQKDLLEKIGRTHEEKDIYETINNARKYGLDNISIDLMFGLPHQTLEMFAETLRKALELEVPHFSAYSLKIEEKTVFHQLFRKGKLQLPREDEEVAMYDLLIDTLTSNGFHQYEISNFGKVGFESKHNLTYWNNDEYYGIGAGAHGYVYGQRYANAGPIKKYITSVTETGLGMFDQHQVTEQEKIEEEMFLGLRKLEGVSISRFEERFGKSPMDIFAKEIEHLRLQGLLTVEGGRISLSRNGLFLANEVFEKFLL is encoded by the coding sequence GTGCCGAAAGCAGTATATGTCCATATCCCTTTTTGTGAACAAATTTGCCATTACTGTGATTTCAATAAAGTGTTTTTAAAAGGTCAACCAGTCGACGAATATTTAGAAGCTTGTGAAAGGGAAATGAACGAACTAGTACGTCGTTTTCCTACTAAACAAATTGACACAATTTATATTGGTGGTGGAACACCTTCTGCTTTGTCAGCACTTCAACTTGAGAAATTATTAGGTGACCTAGTTGATGTTTTCCAACCTAAAGGTGAATTTACGATTGAATTAAATCCAGGAAATGCAGATGAAGAGAAACTATCGGTAATAAAAGATGCAGGTGTCAACCGCCTTAGTATTGGTGTACAAGCTTTTCAAAAGGACTTACTCGAGAAGATCGGAAGAACACATGAAGAGAAAGACATTTATGAGACAATTAATAATGCTAGAAAATATGGATTGGACAATATATCAATAGACCTAATGTTTGGTTTGCCACATCAGACACTTGAAATGTTTGCTGAAACATTAAGAAAAGCGCTAGAACTAGAGGTACCTCACTTTTCAGCTTATTCCCTAAAAATAGAAGAAAAGACTGTATTCCATCAATTATTTCGAAAAGGGAAGCTACAGCTCCCAAGGGAAGATGAGGAAGTAGCAATGTATGATCTTCTAATAGATACACTTACGAGTAATGGTTTTCACCAATATGAAATTAGTAACTTTGGAAAAGTAGGTTTTGAAAGTAAACATAATTTAACCTATTGGAACAACGATGAATATTATGGAATTGGTGCAGGGGCCCATGGTTATGTTTACGGCCAGCGGTATGCAAATGCTGGTCCTATTAAGAAATACATTACCTCAGTTACAGAAACAGGCTTAGGTATGTTTGATCAACATCAAGTTACTGAACAAGAAAAGATTGAAGAAGAAATGTTTTTAGGATTGAGAAAACTTGAAGGAGTTTCTATTTCTAGATTTGAAGAGCGCTTCGGAAAGTCTCCAATGGACATATTTGCTAAGGAGATTGAACACTTAAGACTCCAAGGGCTTCTTACAGTTGAAGGTGGAAGGATTTCGTTATCTAGAAATGGGCTTTTCTTAGCAAATGAAGTCTTTGAAAAATTTTTACTTTAA
- a CDS encoding YqzM family protein: MNQFEKEVQSNRNDAVDSAVGFVVSFGFFTTVFAIAVLIDLFV; encoded by the coding sequence GTGAATCAATTTGAAAAGGAAGTCCAAAGCAACCGTAATGATGCAGTAGATTCTGCAGTTGGTTTCGTTGTATCATTCGGATTTTTCACAACAGTATTTGCTATTGCAGTACTTATTGATTTATTTGTTTAA
- the spoIIP gene encoding stage II sporulation protein P yields MSSRKFRGFTVSLNRTSFKRIAILVIVGIMALFIITGMLTAFEPGYGISSTTVHAWSSYVSSDALMYMMGTENPYFTQVLPEGSEPPKVSSLAFELATSLNPDDPRSLLGRELPGFALFDGKIIVAGEGTDFTNMPIESAPPMEVMMAEREASQESLEKLDKLNEEFPAPEVSTDGRKVVHIIHSHSRESFLPELKDAKVPNQAFHSEVNITLVGERLGRELEKRGIGVDVDTSDIGTLLSERNWVYGQSYDASREIVKEAMSRNDDLEFFFDLHRDGVGRDATTVVINGVEYARTFFIIGENHKNFQKNIQLATELHEMLDKKYPGLSRGVISKGGVGSNGRYNQDLSPNSILVEFGGVENTLEETFRSAEAFAEIFSEFYWNAQKVNN; encoded by the coding sequence ATGTCGTCTAGAAAGTTTCGAGGTTTTACAGTTTCGTTAAATAGGACAAGTTTTAAGCGGATCGCAATCCTTGTCATTGTCGGAATTATGGCTTTGTTTATTATTACAGGAATGCTGACAGCATTTGAACCTGGTTATGGAATATCATCAACAACCGTTCATGCGTGGAGTTCTTATGTATCAAGTGATGCATTAATGTATATGATGGGTACTGAAAACCCTTATTTTACACAGGTCTTACCAGAAGGTAGTGAACCACCAAAAGTGTCGTCACTTGCTTTCGAATTAGCCACTAGCTTAAACCCTGATGACCCCAGGAGTTTGTTGGGAAGAGAGTTACCTGGGTTTGCTTTATTCGATGGAAAAATTATTGTAGCTGGTGAAGGAACCGATTTTACGAATATGCCAATCGAGTCCGCACCACCAATGGAAGTAATGATGGCTGAGCGGGAAGCTTCTCAAGAAAGCCTAGAAAAGCTGGACAAGCTGAACGAAGAGTTTCCAGCACCTGAGGTTTCGACAGACGGAAGGAAAGTTGTTCATATTATTCATTCCCATAGTCGCGAATCATTTTTACCGGAGTTGAAAGATGCAAAAGTTCCTAATCAAGCGTTCCATTCTGAGGTTAATATTACCCTAGTAGGAGAACGATTAGGTCGTGAACTTGAAAAGCGTGGCATTGGTGTCGATGTAGATACGAGCGACATTGGTACACTGCTAAGTGAACGTAATTGGGTTTATGGTCAATCCTATGATGCTTCAAGGGAAATTGTAAAAGAGGCAATGAGTAGAAATGATGATTTAGAATTTTTCTTTGATCTTCACCGTGATGGTGTTGGGAGAGATGCAACAACAGTAGTTATTAATGGTGTGGAATATGCGAGGACATTTTTCATCATAGGAGAGAACCATAAAAATTTCCAGAAAAATATACAACTTGCAACTGAACTTCATGAGATGTTAGACAAGAAGTATCCTGGGTTAAGTCGTGGGGTAATCTCAAAAGGTGGCGTCGGTTCTAACGGCCGATACAATCAGGACCTATCACCAAACTCAATCTTAGTGGAATTTGGTGGAGTTGAAAATACGTTAGAGGAAACATTTAGGTCTGCAGAAGCCTTTGCAGAAATCTTTAGTGAATTTTATTGGAATGCTCAAAAGGTAAACAATTAA
- the holA gene encoding DNA polymerase III subunit delta, with product MQKNIKKGILSPLYLFYGTETFLIEETIHKLINKVLTEDQYDFNLSTYEAKETPISVAIEEAQTIPFMGSHRVVIVKEAQFLTGKDQSKVEHDLKELEAYVLNPISETVFVIVAPYEKLDERKKIVKLLKSHSEVLDAAPFSDHEMEKWLDERVKKYGVQITKDGREQLVQLLGNNLVMIAGEIEKLALYVGDGGVIDDVIVEKLVSKTMEQDVFSLVDHVIHRRKQQALQVFYDLIKQKEEPIKLLALLARQFRILYQVKELTNRGYSQQNIAGALKLHPYVVKLATQQAKQFDEKKLLSFLDEIAETDYKIKTGKIDKQLGLELFIIRVLGV from the coding sequence GTGCAAAAAAACATAAAAAAAGGAATTTTATCGCCACTTTATTTATTCTATGGTACAGAAACGTTTTTAATTGAAGAGACAATACATAAATTAATTAATAAAGTTTTGACTGAAGACCAATACGATTTTAATTTATCTACTTACGAAGCAAAGGAAACACCTATTTCAGTTGCGATTGAAGAAGCGCAAACGATTCCTTTTATGGGCAGCCATCGGGTTGTTATTGTAAAGGAGGCTCAGTTTCTTACAGGAAAAGATCAGTCAAAAGTTGAACATGATTTAAAAGAGCTAGAAGCTTATGTTTTAAATCCGATTTCTGAAACTGTCTTTGTCATTGTTGCCCCATATGAAAAATTAGATGAACGAAAAAAAATTGTGAAATTACTGAAATCTCATTCAGAAGTACTTGATGCAGCCCCTTTTTCTGATCATGAAATGGAGAAATGGCTGGATGAAAGAGTAAAAAAATATGGAGTGCAAATAACTAAAGACGGCCGTGAGCAATTGGTTCAACTGCTTGGCAATAACCTTGTGATGATTGCTGGCGAAATTGAAAAACTGGCTCTGTATGTAGGCGATGGTGGGGTAATAGATGATGTAATTGTTGAGAAGCTTGTTTCTAAAACAATGGAACAAGATGTCTTTTCTTTAGTTGATCATGTTATTCATCGTAGAAAACAACAGGCGCTGCAAGTCTTTTATGATTTGATTAAACAAAAAGAGGAACCAATAAAACTATTAGCCTTACTAGCAAGGCAGTTCCGTATTTTATATCAAGTAAAAGAACTCACAAACCGGGGCTATTCTCAACAAAATATTGCAGGTGCACTTAAACTCCATCCATACGTGGTAAAATTGGCTACCCAACAAGCAAAACAATTTGATGAGAAAAAATTATTATCTTTTTTAGATGAAATTGCCGAAACTGATTATAAAATAAAAACTGGGAAAATTGATAAACAACTTGGATTAGAATTATTTATTATTAGAGTCTTAGGAGTTTAG
- the lepA gene encoding translation elongation factor 4 gives MNREERLKRRDKIRNFSIIAHIDHGKSTLADRILEKTSALTQREMKDQMLDAMDLERERGITIKLNAVQLTYKAKDGEEYTFHLIDTPGHVDFTYEVSRSLAACEGALLIVDAAQGIEAQTLANVYLALDNDLEILPVINKIDLPSAEPERVKQEVEDIIGLDTSDAVLASAKNGIGIEEILEQVVHKVPAPSGDPDAPLQALIFDSLYDPYRGVVVYIRIVEGTVKPGQKIRMMATGAEFEVIEVGVYTPKPVKRNELTVGDVGFLTASIKNVGDTRVGDTVTSVQNPAKEQLAGYRKMNPMVFCGLYPLDTNDYNDLRDALEKLELNDASLQYEPETSQALGFGFRCGFLGLLHMEIIQERIEREFNIDIITTAPSVIYRVTLTDGEEIRIDNPSKMPDPQIIEFVEEPYVKASIMVPNDYVGAVMEICQRKRGNYLDMQYLDANRVTLSYDIPLSEIVYDFFDQLKSSTKGYASFDYELIGYKQSKLVKMDILLNAEKVDALSVIVHRDAAYERGKVIVEKLKELIPRQQFEVPVQASIGQKIIARSTIKAIRKNVLAKCYGGDISRKRKLLDKQKEGKKRMKSVGSVEVPQEAFMAVLKMDESK, from the coding sequence ATGAATAGAGAAGAACGATTAAAACGAAGAGATAAAATCCGTAATTTTTCAATTATTGCTCATATAGACCATGGGAAATCAACGTTGGCAGACCGCATTTTAGAAAAGACAAGTGCTTTGACCCAACGTGAGATGAAAGACCAGATGCTAGATGCAATGGACCTTGAAAGAGAACGTGGTATTACAATCAAACTAAATGCTGTTCAATTGACGTACAAAGCAAAAGATGGGGAAGAGTATACGTTTCACTTAATTGACACCCCAGGACACGTTGACTTTACGTATGAAGTTTCGAGAAGTTTAGCAGCTTGTGAAGGTGCGCTTTTAATTGTAGACGCTGCACAAGGAATTGAAGCTCAGACGTTAGCTAACGTTTACTTAGCACTTGATAATGATTTAGAGATTTTACCTGTAATTAATAAGATTGACTTACCGAGTGCTGAGCCTGAACGAGTAAAACAAGAAGTAGAGGATATCATTGGATTAGACACGTCTGATGCTGTTTTAGCTTCTGCCAAGAACGGAATTGGAATTGAAGAAATTCTTGAACAAGTCGTTCATAAAGTACCTGCACCAAGTGGGGATCCAGATGCTCCTTTACAAGCGCTAATCTTTGACTCTTTATATGATCCTTACCGCGGTGTAGTCGTTTATATCCGTATTGTTGAAGGAACAGTAAAACCAGGTCAAAAAATTCGCATGATGGCAACAGGTGCTGAATTTGAAGTAATCGAAGTAGGAGTATATACTCCAAAACCTGTAAAACGCAATGAGCTTACAGTTGGAGATGTAGGATTTTTAACGGCATCTATTAAAAATGTCGGTGATACACGAGTCGGGGATACCGTAACAAGTGTTCAAAATCCTGCAAAAGAACAATTAGCTGGATATCGCAAAATGAACCCAATGGTATTTTGTGGACTTTATCCATTAGATACGAATGATTATAACGACCTAAGAGATGCGCTTGAAAAATTAGAATTAAACGATGCTTCGCTACAATACGAACCGGAAACTTCACAAGCATTAGGGTTTGGCTTCCGTTGTGGTTTCTTAGGACTCCTTCATATGGAAATCATTCAGGAACGTATTGAAAGAGAATTTAATATTGATATCATCACAACAGCACCAAGTGTTATTTACAGAGTAACGTTGACTGATGGTGAAGAAATTCGAATTGACAATCCTTCAAAAATGCCCGATCCTCAAATCATTGAATTTGTAGAAGAGCCATATGTAAAGGCATCTATCATGGTTCCGAATGATTACGTTGGTGCAGTTATGGAAATTTGTCAAAGAAAGCGTGGCAATTATCTTGATATGCAATATCTAGATGCAAACCGTGTTACCCTTTCGTACGATATACCATTATCAGAAATTGTCTACGATTTCTTCGACCAGTTAAAATCAAGTACAAAAGGCTATGCTTCATTCGATTATGAATTAATTGGATATAAGCAATCTAAATTGGTTAAAATGGATATCCTTTTAAATGCAGAAAAAGTCGATGCTTTGTCAGTTATCGTTCACCGCGATGCTGCATACGAACGTGGGAAGGTTATTGTTGAAAAACTCAAAGAACTAATTCCGCGTCAACAGTTTGAAGTACCAGTTCAAGCGAGTATCGGTCAAAAAATTATTGCTAGATCGACGATTAAAGCAATTCGTAAAAATGTACTAGCGAAATGTTATGGTGGAGATATTTCTCGTAAGCGTAAACTTCTTGATAAGCAAAAAGAAGGTAAAAAACGTATGAAGAGTGTCGGAAGTGTTGAGGTTCCACAAGAAGCATTTATGGCAGTTCTTAAAATGGATGAAAGTAAATAA
- a CDS encoding ComE operon protein 2 gives MARISWDQYFMAQSHLLALRSTCTRLMVGATIVRDKRIIAGGYNGSISGGEHCTDDNCYVENNHCIRTIHAEINALLQCAKFGVPTANAEIYVTHFPCLNCTKAIIQAGIKTVYYAKDYKNHPYAVELFKSAGVHVEYVELEEMILDTNSAEKLAFTASLLMKLGQAGYSEEELLKLKEEANTLFTSPK, from the coding sequence GCACAAAGTCATTTGTTAGCTTTAAGAAGTACATGCACGAGATTAATGGTAGGGGCAACGATTGTTAGAGATAAGCGGATTATTGCAGGGGGCTATAACGGCTCTATTTCAGGTGGAGAGCACTGTACTGATGATAACTGTTACGTTGAGAACAATCATTGTATTCGAACGATACACGCAGAAATTAATGCGTTATTACAATGTGCTAAATTTGGTGTGCCGACTGCTAATGCTGAAATTTACGTGACTCATTTTCCATGTTTAAATTGCACGAAAGCAATCATCCAGGCTGGGATTAAAACTGTTTATTATGCCAAAGATTATAAAAACCATCCTTATGCGGTTGAGTTATTTAAGAGTGCAGGAGTTCATGTTGAATACGTGGAATTAGAGGAGATGATCTTGGACACAAATTCTGCTGAAAAATTAGCATTCACTGCATCGTTACTAATGAAACTTGGACAAGCAGGTTATAGTGAAGAAGAATTACTGAAATTAAAGGAAGAAGCAAATACGCTTTTTACTTCACCAAAATAG
- the rpsT gene encoding 30S ribosomal protein S20, whose amino-acid sequence MPNIKSAIKRVKTSEKRRAQNASAKSALRTAIKTFEAKVASNEVEGAKEAFLVATKKLDKAATKGLIHKNAASRQKSRLAKKLNELSA is encoded by the coding sequence ATGCCAAATATTAAATCAGCTATCAAACGCGTAAAAACAAGTGAAAAGCGTCGTGCACAAAATGCTTCTGCTAAATCTGCACTTCGTACAGCTATCAAAACTTTCGAAGCTAAAGTTGCTAGCAACGAAGTTGAAGGAGCTAAAGAAGCGTTCTTGGTTGCAACCAAAAAGCTTGATAAAGCTGCAACAAAAGGCTTAATTCATAAAAATGCGGCATCTCGTCAAAAATCTCGCCTAGCGAAGAAATTAAACGAGCTTTCTGCATAA
- a CDS encoding DNA internalization-related competence protein ComEC/Rec2 has translation MHGTIHILVVAAICSILLRIQGFHSISICFLLALLYLLYRNKENYVLLVCSSITLVVFYANPIYFEDPPLQPSTQILDGQITSIPRYNGNKISFEIKTPRKQTFQVNYHAKTSEELDDLKTLKIGTYCSLNGIYKELSIPRNFYSFDYKEHLATRNIFFQFTPTSFEKTNCMELSQNPFRLLQRYRQKGIQYIKDNFPEASQGIMIALLFGDRHEMNDQVLQAYQSLGIVHLLAVSGLHVGLVSGTIYFLLLRIGFTKEKTIELLLILLPIYAILAGGAPSVVRASAMSMVVILCIRARMKLNPLDGISFVCLILLLINPSYLLHLGFQLSFLVSYTLLVSATTILQRYTSWILQLLAVTILAQIVSFPLIIYHFYEISFWSIPLNLIYIPFVTLFTLPFAFVTFVCHILFPQPISDIILVIYDFIIATAHNGLEKIMALPYSSFLFGQPPLYIVALYYVAIGGIFYSWEKFNSTTSLLKSSSLFIIVLLLHWHLPYLTSEGEVTMLDVGQGESILIELPRRKAVYLIDTGGIVQTGFKPEFMKREREFDVGRDVVVPYLKAKGVRKIDKLILSHGHYDHIGGAEALIDVISVETILYGIGSVEGIYEKQLLEKFREIGTKIIFVKQGDYWRTGNSEFFILSPFGKEQSLNNRSIVLYTEFGGLKWLFPGDLEVEGERRLLENYPQLDVDVLKVGHHGSFTSTTEDLLEQVNPKIALISLGKNNLYGHPHKDVIERLNERNIKVFRTDQNGAIRYKFKQGTGYFETMIKEKVR, from the coding sequence TTGCATGGAACTATTCATATTTTGGTCGTAGCAGCGATATGTAGTATATTATTACGGATACAGGGCTTTCATAGCATCTCTATTTGCTTTTTGTTAGCCCTTCTATATCTTTTGTATCGCAACAAAGAAAACTACGTTCTCCTTGTATGTTCATCAATAACTTTAGTCGTATTTTATGCTAACCCCATCTACTTCGAAGATCCACCTTTACAACCATCTACTCAAATTCTTGATGGACAAATTACTTCTATTCCAAGGTATAATGGTAACAAAATTTCATTTGAGATCAAGACTCCAAGAAAGCAGACTTTCCAAGTGAATTATCATGCTAAAACTTCCGAAGAACTTGATGATTTAAAGACATTAAAAATCGGTACGTATTGTTCCCTAAATGGTATATATAAGGAACTTTCAATACCTAGAAACTTTTATAGTTTTGATTATAAAGAGCACCTAGCAACAAGAAATATCTTTTTTCAATTTACACCTACAAGTTTTGAAAAAACGAATTGTATGGAACTTAGTCAAAATCCGTTTCGTTTACTGCAGAGATATCGGCAAAAAGGAATACAATACATAAAAGACAATTTTCCTGAAGCTAGTCAAGGCATTATGATAGCATTACTCTTTGGTGATCGACATGAGATGAATGATCAGGTTTTACAGGCATACCAATCGTTAGGAATTGTCCATTTATTAGCAGTGTCAGGTCTTCATGTTGGCCTAGTTAGTGGAACAATTTACTTTTTATTACTTCGGATTGGTTTCACAAAAGAGAAGACAATCGAACTATTGCTTATCTTACTCCCTATCTATGCTATTTTGGCTGGAGGAGCCCCTTCTGTTGTAAGAGCATCAGCCATGTCAATGGTCGTGATTTTATGTATTAGAGCACGTATGAAGCTTAATCCTTTAGACGGTATCAGTTTTGTTTGTTTAATTCTACTCTTAATAAATCCTTCCTACTTACTTCATCTTGGCTTTCAGCTATCATTTTTAGTCTCTTATACTTTACTTGTATCCGCGACCACTATCTTGCAACGCTATACTAGTTGGATCTTACAATTATTAGCTGTAACAATACTAGCCCAAATAGTATCGTTTCCACTGATTATATACCACTTTTATGAAATCTCATTTTGGAGCATCCCACTAAACCTCATCTATATTCCTTTTGTAACCCTTTTTACGTTACCGTTTGCTTTTGTAACTTTTGTCTGCCACATACTGTTTCCTCAGCCCATAAGTGACATCATTCTTGTAATTTATGATTTTATTATTGCTACTGCCCATAATGGGTTAGAAAAGATTATGGCTTTACCTTATTCATCCTTTCTTTTTGGCCAACCTCCTCTTTATATAGTTGCCTTATATTATGTTGCAATTGGTGGGATATTTTATAGTTGGGAAAAATTTAATTCGACAACAAGCTTACTAAAGAGTAGCAGTTTGTTCATCATTGTTCTTTTACTTCATTGGCATCTACCGTATTTAACTTCGGAGGGGGAAGTAACTATGTTGGATGTTGGACAAGGGGAAAGTATCCTCATTGAACTCCCAAGAAGAAAGGCAGTTTATCTAATAGATACAGGTGGTATTGTTCAAACAGGTTTTAAACCAGAGTTTATGAAACGAGAACGTGAATTTGATGTGGGTAGAGATGTAGTAGTCCCCTATTTAAAGGCAAAGGGAGTAAGGAAAATAGATAAATTAATTTTAAGTCACGGCCATTATGATCATATTGGTGGAGCAGAAGCATTAATTGACGTTATTTCGGTTGAAACAATCCTTTATGGTATAGGTTCTGTTGAAGGAATTTATGAAAAACAACTGTTAGAGAAATTCCGTGAGATAGGCACCAAAATTATTTTTGTTAAACAAGGGGACTACTGGAGAACAGGAAATAGTGAGTTTTTTATTCTTTCGCCATTTGGAAAAGAGCAAAGTTTAAATAACCGTTCAATTGTGTTGTATACCGAATTTGGTGGACTGAAATGGTTGTTTCCAGGGGATTTGGAAGTTGAGGGTGAGAGAAGGTTATTGGAAAATTACCCACAGCTTGATGTAGATGTATTAAAAGTAGGGCATCATGGAAGTTTCACGTCAACTACGGAAGATTTATTAGAGCAAGTCAATCCAAAGATTGCTCTCATCTCACTAGGGAAAAATAATCTTTATGGCCATCCTCATAAAGATGTGATCGAACGATTAAATGAACGAAATATCAAGGTTTTTCGAACGGATCAAAATGGTGCAATCCGGTATAAGTTTAAACAAGGAACGGGGTATTTTGAAACGATGATCAAGGAAAAAGTTCGCTAA
- the gpr gene encoding GPR endopeptidase produces the protein MTKEINLEQYNVRTDLALEAHELVREREDQKPEDQKQPISGVIVKERDEEGIHISTVEITEEGAKRLGKKQGRYLTLEVQGIRNKDTELQEKVERVFAKEFNHFLIELGIKKDASCLVVGLGNWNVTPDALGPIAIENLLITKHIFELQPEQVSDGFRSVSAITPGVMGITGIETSDIIHGVIEKTKPDFVIAIDALAARNIERVNTTIQVSDSGIHPGSGVGNKRKELSKETLGIPVIAVGIPTVVDAVSITSDTIDYVLKHFGREMREGNKPSRLLTPAGMTFGEKRVLTDDDLPGVETRKNIMGMIGGLEEDEKRQLIREVLAPLGHNLMVTPKEVDVFIEDMANVIAAGLNAALHGDVDQDNVGMYTH, from the coding sequence ATGACAAAAGAAATTAATCTTGAACAATATAATGTCCGTACAGATTTAGCACTAGAAGCACATGAATTAGTTAGAGAAAGAGAAGATCAAAAGCCAGAGGATCAAAAGCAACCGATCAGTGGTGTAATTGTTAAGGAGAGAGATGAAGAAGGCATACATATCTCTACAGTTGAAATCACTGAAGAAGGTGCTAAAAGACTAGGTAAGAAACAAGGTAGATACCTTACCTTAGAAGTTCAAGGAATTAGAAATAAAGATACAGAATTACAAGAAAAAGTGGAAAGAGTTTTTGCGAAAGAATTTAACCACTTTTTAATTGAGTTAGGAATAAAAAAAGATGCCAGTTGTTTAGTGGTAGGTTTAGGTAACTGGAATGTTACTCCGGATGCCTTAGGACCAATTGCCATTGAAAACTTATTGATAACGAAACACATCTTTGAGCTACAGCCTGAACAGGTTTCTGATGGATTTCGTTCAGTTAGTGCGATTACACCAGGGGTAATGGGCATAACAGGTATTGAGACTAGTGATATTATCCATGGGGTAATTGAAAAAACAAAACCTGACTTCGTCATTGCGATAGATGCTCTTGCAGCTCGTAATATTGAGAGGGTAAATACAACCATTCAGGTTTCTGATTCAGGAATCCATCCAGGTTCTGGAGTTGGAAATAAGCGAAAAGAATTAAGCAAAGAAACTCTTGGCATTCCAGTTATTGCGGTAGGTATCCCAACTGTTGTTGACGCAGTTTCAATTACAAGTGATACGATCGACTATGTGTTAAAGCATTTTGGACGAGAGATGCGTGAGGGAAATAAGCCTTCTAGATTACTTACACCAGCGGGAATGACATTTGGTGAAAAAAGAGTACTTACCGATGATGATTTACCTGGGGTAGAAACCCGAAAGAATATTATGGGAATGATTGGTGGATTGGAAGAAGATGAAAAACGCCAATTAATTCGAGAGGTGCTTGCCCCATTAGGCCATAATTTAATGGTTACACCGAAGGAAGTTGATGTGTTCATTGAAGACATGGCGAACGTAATTGCCGCAGGATTAAACGCTGCCCTCCACGGAGACGTAGATCAAGATAATGTCGGGATGTACACTCACTAA
- a CDS encoding DUF3679 domain-containing protein yields MTKFLLKCFFTTTVLFLGVLIGIQVASNSMVNMTGDQHYSTKNVVTTERSIQAQTVSFETESNNQLTSHDLEGKQAKLEKIETFNLFSQVGAKLSDGLNIVFSKLLSKITVTIGDILT; encoded by the coding sequence GTGACGAAGTTTTTGTTAAAATGCTTTTTTACAACGACAGTGTTATTTCTAGGAGTTTTAATCGGAATTCAAGTTGCTAGTAATAGTATGGTAAACATGACTGGTGATCAACATTACTCAACGAAAAATGTTGTGACCACTGAAAGAAGTATTCAAGCTCAAACCGTTTCCTTCGAGACAGAAAGCAACAACCAACTTACAAGTCATGATTTAGAAGGTAAACAAGCAAAATTAGAAAAAATAGAAACTTTTAATCTTTTTTCACAGGTGGGGGCAAAACTTTCGGATGGACTTAATATTGTCTTTTCAAAATTACTATCAAAAATTACTGTAACGATTGGCGATATCCTGACGTAA